A stretch of the Cyprinus carpio isolate SPL01 chromosome B4, ASM1834038v1, whole genome shotgun sequence genome encodes the following:
- the LOC122137126 gene encoding uncharacterized protein LOC122137126 has product MLFGIKTSIALGRRPTAKDRREMVRIVVDEMRLKELNPSKSQCLIVVKKIIKQYSQSFADVLRDGTRIGTGYGSLLTQIKTRVEHVNRGCLLSRCRKQKKISNSSAVDVAPGPADQYGCVRWQPDCPLEESEESLQEKQKEMKELYSAEGPAGVEKHLSQLMKATYYLQRKSINACPPPSIADLKNDWPYLFMPKELYNHFTSLTNINILEKLEKSMEKKGKMILQLFRQMPAGTNTVEMQRMLMKYDNSGASCFIPCVVLLLLSHFKEKPEALILQADTTMSKCTLMPEVMSRASMSARHHFRHQSAFRPHTLDAQGRYQSNLGFHYT; this is encoded by the exons ATGCTTTTTGGTATTAAAACATCCATTGCACTGGGAAGACGCCCCACAGCTAAAGATCGCCGAGAAATGGTAAGAATTGTTGTGGATGAGATGAGACTGAAAGAGTTAAATCCATCAAAATCACAGTGCTTGATTGTCGTGAAAAAGATCATCAAACAATACTCACAAAGCTTTGCTGATGTCCTGAGAGATGGCACAAGAATAGGTACTGGCTATGGATCTCTTTTGACCCAAATAAAAACAAGGGTGGAGCACGTTAATCGTGGCTGCTTGTTGTCAAGATGCAGGAAACAGAAAAAGATCTCAAATTCATCAGCAGTAGACGTTGCCCCAGGACCTGCAGACCAGTATGGTTGTGTGAGATGGCAACCTGATTGTCCACTAGAAGAATCTGAGGAGAGtctccaagaaaaacaaaaagaaatgaaagaactCTACAGTGCTGAGGGACCAGCTGGGGTAGAGAAGCATCTCAGTCAGTTAATGAAGGCAACATACTACCTACAAAGGAAATCCATCAATGCCTGCCCACCACCATCGATTGCTGACTTGAAAAATGACTGGCCTTATCTTTTCATGCCCAAAGAATTGTACAACCACTTTACATCTCTTACAAACATTAACATTCTAGAGAAACTTGAGAAGTCTatggaaaaaaagggaaagatgATACTTCAGCTCTTCCGTCAAATGCCAGCAGGGACTAATACAGTTGAGATGCAACGCATGCTTATGAAGTATGATAACAGTGGAGCATCCTGTTTCATCCCATGTGTGGTCCTCCTTCTTCTCTCACACTTCAAAGAAAAACCTGAAGCACTCATCCTTCAGGCTGAT ACCACTATGTCCAAATGCACTCTGATGCCGGAAGTGATGTCTCGTGCGTCAATGAGTGCGAGACATCACTTCCGGCATCAGAGCGCATTCAGACCTCACACACTGGATGCtcaaggccgctatcaaagcaacctgggcttccatTACACTTGA